The Deltaproteobacteria bacterium genome window below encodes:
- a CDS encoding glycosyltransferase family 4 protein, whose product MRLLWVSQDFPPDKGGVQTYSAELVQALVERGHELEVVAPRVDGADAWDAGFVCPVHRVPVPRDTMPVASVPQVAARLASGRFDAAVHAQWNTAAGGALARRRGWIRALAIAAHGRELLWMPALGRGPYDRLRKQALAQADRIFAVSHHTAGLVRELGVSPDRITVVHNGTHPDRFELPGVQARADALRAEHGGVIVLTVARLVPHKGIDTMLRAVAMLAPSLPQLRYVVLGRGHDRERLHRLAASLGIAGRVHWVEGAEAFELAAWLHACDVFALMSRDRSPDVEGFGIALLEAAACGRPAIAGRSGGIPDAVEHGVTGLLCAPERPAEIAESLRTLIVDAALRERLGRAARLRLVEQLTWGHAAARVEAALAQDIAAHTRA is encoded by the coding sequence ATGCGATTGTTGTGGGTGAGCCAGGACTTCCCGCCGGACAAGGGCGGGGTGCAGACCTACAGCGCCGAGCTCGTGCAGGCGCTGGTCGAGCGCGGGCACGAGCTCGAGGTGGTCGCGCCGCGGGTCGACGGCGCCGACGCCTGGGACGCGGGCTTCGTGTGCCCGGTGCACCGTGTGCCGGTGCCGCGCGACACGATGCCGGTCGCGAGCGTGCCGCAGGTCGCAGCGCGGCTGGCGAGCGGACGCTTCGATGCGGCCGTGCACGCGCAGTGGAACACCGCTGCCGGCGGCGCCCTGGCGCGGCGCCGCGGTTGGATCCGAGCACTCGCGATCGCGGCCCACGGACGCGAGCTCCTGTGGATGCCCGCGCTCGGCCGCGGCCCCTACGATCGCTTGCGCAAGCAGGCGCTCGCGCAAGCCGATCGGATCTTCGCCGTCAGTCACCACACCGCTGGGCTCGTGCGCGAGCTCGGCGTGTCGCCCGATCGCATCACGGTCGTGCACAACGGCACCCACCCCGATCGCTTCGAGCTGCCCGGGGTGCAGGCGCGCGCCGACGCCCTGCGGGCCGAACACGGCGGCGTCATCGTGCTCACGGTTGCGCGCCTGGTCCCGCACAAGGGCATCGACACCATGCTGCGTGCGGTCGCGATGCTGGCCCCGAGCCTGCCGCAGCTGCGCTACGTGGTGCTCGGGCGCGGCCACGACCGCGAGCGGCTGCATCGGCTGGCGGCGTCATTGGGCATCGCGGGGCGGGTGCACTGGGTCGAGGGTGCCGAGGCGTTCGAGCTGGCGGCGTGGCTGCACGCGTGCGACGTGTTCGCGCTGATGTCCCGCGATCGTAGCCCCGACGTCGAGGGCTTCGGCATCGCGCTGCTCGAGGCCGCCGCGTGCGGCCGGCCGGCGATCGCGGGTCGCTCGGGTGGCATCCCCGACGCGGTCGAGCACGGCGTCACCGGCCTCTTGTGCGCGCCCGAACGGCCCGCCGAGATCGCCGAGTCGCTGCGCACATTGATCGTCGATGCGGCGCTGCGCGAGCGTCTCGGCCGCGCCGCGCGACTGCGCCTGGTCGAGCAGCTCACGTGGGGCCACGCGGCCGCGCGCGTCGAGGCTGCGCTCGCACAGGACATCGCAGCGCACACGCGCGCGTGA